In Malus sylvestris chromosome 15, drMalSylv7.2, whole genome shotgun sequence, a single genomic region encodes these proteins:
- the LOC126601735 gene encoding NAC domain-containing protein 37-like isoform X1 codes for MMESIESTVPPGFRFHPTDEELVGYYLRKKVASQKIDLDVIRDIDLYRIEPWDLQERCRIGYEEQNEWYFFSHKDKKYPTGTRTNRATMAGFWKATGRDKSVYDKAKLIGMRKTLVFYKGRAPNGQKTDWIMHEYRLESDENGPPQEEGWVVCRAFKKRISSQNKSIEGWDSSYFYEELNGLTSVADPTDFMISRQPQSFLSQNFMCKQETEADSLNFLHSDPFVQLPQLESPSLPLIKRPTSMSLISENNTELEDEQSIRGCNNAEKVTDWRALDKFVASQLSQEERYEGDGEASFGAHDESDMSLLLLQSSSARDDDDQVENKLNGFLNSSPDCDIGICIFEK; via the exons ATGATGGAGTCAATCGAGTCTACTGTCCCACCCGGTTTCCGCTTTCATCCGACGGATGAAGAGCTCGTCGGGTACTATCTTAGAAAGAAAGTTGCCTCCCAGAAGATCGATCTTGATGTCATCAGAGACATTGATCTCTACAGAATCGAACCATGGGATCTTCAAG AGAGATGTCGGATCGGGTATGAAGAGCAGAACGAGTGGTACTTCTTTAGCCACAAAGACAAGAAGTATCCAACTGGGACAAGGACCAACAGAGCAACCATGGCTGGGTTCTGGAAGGCAACGGGTCGAGACAAATCAGTATACGATAAGGCAAAACTGATCGGGATGAGGAAAACCCTTGTCTTCTACAAAGGAAGGGCTCCAAATGGACAGAAAACTGATTGGATCATGCACGAATACAGACTCGAATCCGACGAAAATGGACCTCCGCAG GAAGAAGGATGGGTGGTATGCAGAGCATTCAAGAAGAGAATCAGTAGCCAAAACAAAAGCATTGAAGGCTGGGACTCAAGCTACTTCTACGAAGAACTTAACGGTCTCACTTCCGTCGCTGATCCAACGGATTTTATGATCTCGAGGCAGCCCCAGAGCTTTTTAAGCCAGAATTTCATGTGCAAGCAAGAGACGGAAGCTGATAGTTTGAACTTCCTGCACTCTGATCCGTTTGTCCAGCTTCCTCAGCTTGAGAGCCCGTCTCTTCCCTTAATAAAGCGGCCGACCTCAATGTCTCTTATCTCTGAGAACAATACTGAGTTAGAAGACGAGCAAAGTATTCGAGGGTGTAACAATGCGGAGAAGGTTACTGACTGGAGGGCTCTGGACAAGTTTGTGGCTTCACAGCTGAGTCAAGAGGAGAGGTATGAAGGTGATGGAGAGGCAAGCTTTGGTGCACATGATGAATCAGATATGtcattgttgttgttgcagAGTAGTAGTGCTAGAGATGATGATGATCAAGTGGAGAACAAGTTAAACGGGTTCCTGAATTCGAGTCCTGACTGTGATATTGGGATATGCAtatttgaaaaataa
- the LOC126601735 gene encoding NAC domain-containing protein 37-like isoform X2 → MMESIESTVPPGFRFHPTDEELVGYYLRKKVASQKIDLDVIRDIDLYRIEPWDLQERCRIGYEEQNEWYFFSHKDKKYPTGTRTNRATMAGFWKATGRDKSVYDKAKLIGMRKTLVFYKGRAPNGQKTDWIMHEYRLESDENGPPQAKGWVVCRAFKKRISSQNKSIEGWDSSYFYEELNGLTSVADPTDFMISRQPQSFLSQNFMCKQETEADSLNFLHSDPFVQLPQLESPSLPLIKRPTSMSLISENNTELEDEQSIRGCNNAEKVTDWRALDKFVASQLSQEERYEGDGEASFGAHDESDMSLLLLQSSSARDDDDQVENKLNGFLNSSPDCDIGICIFEK, encoded by the exons ATGATGGAGTCAATCGAGTCTACTGTCCCACCCGGTTTCCGCTTTCATCCGACGGATGAAGAGCTCGTCGGGTACTATCTTAGAAAGAAAGTTGCCTCCCAGAAGATCGATCTTGATGTCATCAGAGACATTGATCTCTACAGAATCGAACCATGGGATCTTCAAG AGAGATGTCGGATCGGGTATGAAGAGCAGAACGAGTGGTACTTCTTTAGCCACAAAGACAAGAAGTATCCAACTGGGACAAGGACCAACAGAGCAACCATGGCTGGGTTCTGGAAGGCAACGGGTCGAGACAAATCAGTATACGATAAGGCAAAACTGATCGGGATGAGGAAAACCCTTGTCTTCTACAAAGGAAGGGCTCCAAATGGACAGAAAACTGATTGGATCATGCACGAATACAGACTCGAATCCGACGAAAATGGACCTCCGCAGGCAA AAGGATGGGTGGTATGCAGAGCATTCAAGAAGAGAATCAGTAGCCAAAACAAAAGCATTGAAGGCTGGGACTCAAGCTACTTCTACGAAGAACTTAACGGTCTCACTTCCGTCGCTGATCCAACGGATTTTATGATCTCGAGGCAGCCCCAGAGCTTTTTAAGCCAGAATTTCATGTGCAAGCAAGAGACGGAAGCTGATAGTTTGAACTTCCTGCACTCTGATCCGTTTGTCCAGCTTCCTCAGCTTGAGAGCCCGTCTCTTCCCTTAATAAAGCGGCCGACCTCAATGTCTCTTATCTCTGAGAACAATACTGAGTTAGAAGACGAGCAAAGTATTCGAGGGTGTAACAATGCGGAGAAGGTTACTGACTGGAGGGCTCTGGACAAGTTTGTGGCTTCACAGCTGAGTCAAGAGGAGAGGTATGAAGGTGATGGAGAGGCAAGCTTTGGTGCACATGATGAATCAGATATGtcattgttgttgttgcagAGTAGTAGTGCTAGAGATGATGATGATCAAGTGGAGAACAAGTTAAACGGGTTCCTGAATTCGAGTCCTGACTGTGATATTGGGATATGCAtatttgaaaaataa